One Oscillatoria salina IIICB1 genomic window carries:
- a CDS encoding Rab family GTPase produces MSVISKKICLVGDFSVGKTSLIRRFVDRQFSDRYLSTVGVKISRKSVEVPAPEGTGNQQVQLIVWDIEGQTKFKAIAPSYLQGAKGAIIVADVTRSETIENLQQHLDLFFSVCPKGLAVIALNKLDLVSEEELEAQFKLVHFPEQPQVIAAHTTSAKTGKDVDEIFHKLAYNMLKIK; encoded by the coding sequence ATGTCAGTAATTTCTAAAAAAATTTGTTTAGTTGGTGATTTTAGCGTTGGCAAAACAAGCTTAATTCGCCGCTTTGTAGACCGTCAATTTAGCGATCGGTATTTATCAACAGTAGGAGTAAAAATTTCCCGCAAATCAGTTGAAGTACCTGCTCCAGAAGGGACAGGAAATCAGCAAGTACAGTTGATCGTTTGGGATATTGAAGGACAAACGAAGTTTAAAGCGATCGCACCTAGTTATTTACAAGGAGCGAAAGGAGCAATTATTGTTGCTGATGTAACTCGTTCGGAAACAATTGAGAATCTACAGCAACATCTCGATTTATTTTTTTCGGTTTGTCCCAAAGGTCTTGCAGTTATTGCTTTGAATAAATTAGATTTGGTTAGCGAAGAAGAACTTGAAGCACAATTTAAACTTGTTCATTTTCCCGAACAACCCCAAGTAATTGCTGCTCATACTACATCAGCAAAAACCGGGAAAGATGTCGATGAAATTTTTCACAAATTAGCTTATAATATGCTGAAAATAAAATGA